A single genomic interval of Rhododendron vialii isolate Sample 1 chromosome 3a, ASM3025357v1 harbors:
- the LOC131320026 gene encoding 12-oxophytodienoate reductase 3 yields the protein MAETTSDKGAAAALFSPYKMGKFSLSHRVVLAPMTRCRALNEIPNQALVEYYTQRSTPGGFLITEGTLISPTAAGFPHCPGIYTKEQVEAWKKVVDAVHAKGTIIFCQLWHVGRASHPVYQPDGAAPISSTSKPISNRGRILMPDGTHVTYPNPRPLKTSEIPEVVGHYRQAALNAIEAGFDGIEIHGAHGYLIDQFLKDGINDRMDEYGGSLSNRCKFIIQVLQAVVSAIGIDRVGIRISPAIDHLDATDSDPQSLGLAVIQRLNKLQLDSGSKLAYLHVTQPRYTAYGQTESGRHGSADEEARLLRTWRRAYTGTFMCSGGFTRELGIEAVEQGDADLISYGRLFLANPDLVLRFKLNAPLNRYVRATFYTHDPVVGYTDYPFLNKGSQSRL from the exons ATGGCTGAGACGACGTCGGATAAAGGGGCCGCGGCAGCTCTCTTCTCTCCATACAAGATGGGCAAATTCAGCCTCTCTCACAG GGTGGTTCTGGCACCAATGACTAGATGCAGAGCACTGAATGAGATTCCAAATCAAGCCCTGGTTGAATACTACACTCAGAGATCAACCCCCGGCGGATTCCTCATCACTGAAGGCACCTTGATCTCCCCCACAGCAGCTGG GTTTCCACATTGCCCAGGGATCTATACCAAGGAACAAGTGGAGGCATGGAAGAAAGTGGTTGATGCTGTTCACGCCAAGGGAACCATCATATTCTGTCAATTGTGGCATGTTGGCCGAGCATCACACCCAG TGTATCAACCGGATGGGGCTGCACCGATCTCATCTACTAGCAAGCCCATATCAAACAGGGGGAGAATACTCATGCCAGATGGAACACATGTCACCTACCCCAACCCTCGACCGTTGAAAACCTCCGAGATACCGGAGGTGGTGGGACATTATCGTCAGGCCGCTCTAAATGCTATTGAAGCTG GTTTTGATGGCATTGAGATCCATGGGGCTCACGGCTACCTCATCGACCAATTCCTGAAGGACGGAATCAATGATCGAATGGATGAATATGGCGGATCGCTTTCCAACCGCTGCAAATTCATAATCCAAGTGCTCCAAGCTGTTGTTTCCGCGATAGGCATTGATCGTGTGGGCATCAGAATTTCACCCGCTATCGACCACCTTGACGCCACCGACTCTGACCCTCAATCCCTAGGGCTCGCGGTCATTCAAAGGCTCAACAAGCTCCAACTGGACTCGGGCTCAAAGCTTGCCTATCTCCATGTGACTCAGCCGCGTTACACGGCTTACGGGCAAACAGAGTCGGGTCGACACGGGAGCGCAGACGAGGAGGCGAGGCTATTGAGGACGTGGCGAAGGGCGTATACGGGAACTTTCATGTGCAGCGGCGGGTTCACTCGGGAACTCGGAATCGAAGCGGTGGAACAAGGCGATGCCGATTTGATTTCCTATGGGCGGCTTTTTCTCGCGAATCCGGATTTGGTCTTGCGGTTCAAACTCAATGCTCCCCTCAACCGGTATGTGAGGGCTACATTCTATACTCACGATCCTGTTGTTGGGTACACAGACTACCCTTTTCTAAACAAAGGAAGCCAGAGCCGCCTCTAA
- the LOC131320029 gene encoding growth-regulating factor 1-like — MMSGRNRFPFTATQWQELEHQALIFKYMVSGNPIPPDLLFTVKSSLESSLSSKLILHQPQHLGWNCFQMGLGRKIDPEPGRCRRTDGKKWRCSKEAYPDSKYCERHMHRGRNRSRKPVETTSSTTDTSGSVNQNPTPSTYTNSSSVSSLSPVASDSHPHHNHPSYNSHLHHHFLYPHSSSSRPPGHDFSSQEINTHLLLDSSPCSNPNKHNRYGYGMKEEVNEQAFFSESSSMEDPWKLTPQTTGSSLAHLKQRSGLQGGGYPFLQHQGLSDTSKQQKNFFEMPLKVESEDQPKKVMHHFFDEWPKNKDSWVDSEGKSSDYVPVSTTQLSISIPNSSYDFFVTRNGN, encoded by the exons ATGATGAGTGGGAGAAATAGGTTCCCTTTCACTGCAACTCAGTGGCAAGAACTTGAGCACCAAGCTCTCATCTTCAAGTACATGGTCTCTGGTAACCCCATCCCACCTGATCTCCTCTTCACTGTCAAAAGCAGCTTGGAGTCATCTCTCTCCTCAAAGCTCATCCTTCACCAACCTCAACATT TGGGGTGGAACTGTTTTCAGATGGGTTTGGGGAGGAAAATTGATCCAGAGCCAGGGAGGTGCAGGAGAACAGATGGAAAGAAATGGAGATGCTCAAAAGAAGCATACCCAGACTCAAAGTACTGTGAGAGACACATGCACAGAGGCAGAAACCGTTCAAGAAAGCCTGTGGAAACAACTAGTAGCACTACTGATACCAGTGGATCAGtcaaccaaaatccaaccccCTCTACTTACACTAACTCCTCCTCTGTCTCTTCCCTCTCACCAGTGGCCTCTGACTCCCACCCTCACCACAACCACCCTAGCTATAACTCtcatctccaccaccatttccTTTATCCCCATTCATCTTCTTCAAGGCCTCCTGGGCATGATTTTTCTTCCCAAGAAATCAATACCCACTTGCTCCTGGACTCAAGTCCTTGCTCCAATCCTAATAAACATAACAG GTATGGCTATGGAATGAAAGAGGAGGTTAATGAGCAGGCTTTCTTCTCTGAAAGTTCTTCAATGGAAGATCCTTGGAAACTGACACCACAGACTACGGGTTCATCTCTTGCCCATTTGAAACAGAGGTCAGGTTTACAGGGTGGTGGGTATCCTTTCTTGCAGCATCAAGGTCTCTCTGATACCtcgaaacaacaaaagaactttTTTGAAATGCCCCTGAAAGTAGAGAGTGAAGATCAACCCAAGAAAGTAATGCACCATTTTTTCGACGAATGGCCAAAAAACAAGGATTCATGGGTTGATTCAGAGGGTAAATCTTCAGATTATGTGCCAGTTTCAACTACCCAGCTCTCGATTTCCATACCAAACTCTTCTTATGACTTCTTCGTGACCCGTAATGGCAACTGA
- the LOC131320027 gene encoding probable glucan endo-1,3-beta-glucosidase BG4, with protein MILSNLLSEQTSSMASTSFRFRWYSTNKMASSSFWLSLALSITLAHGQVCTTGTGSLCVGVCYGMMGDNLPSAADVIALYKNVGISSMRLFEPNPDALQALRGSQIDISLGVRNEDLPSIATSQEFANSWFSSNVAPYLNDMTIEYITVGNEVVPGEYASYVAPAMQNLQNILDTQGLAGVSVTTVLSTAALSTSYPPSAGSFSTDIVEILKFLSAQASPLMVNVYPYFAYAADPANVPLDYALFTATSPVVQDGNLSYQNLFDAIIDAFYWAMEREGVTDVSLVVSETGWPSDGNGDFTTPELAATYNRNFAEHISKNGTPKRPQAYIEGYIFAMFNENLKPPGVEQHFGLFQPSKQPVYSLFPIH; from the exons ATGATCCTTTCAAACCTTTTATCAGAACAAACTTCTTCCATGGCCTCGACCTCATTCCGGTTCCGGTG GTATTCCACGAATAAGATGGCCTCTTCTTCATTTTGGCTCTCATTGGCTCTCTCAATTACACTAGCCCATGGCCAAGTTTGCACCACAGGAACAGGATCACTTTGCGTAGGTGTTTGCTATGGGATGATGGGGGATAACCTACCTTCTGCTGCTGATGTGATTGCTCTTTACAAAAACGTTGGTATCAGCTCAATGAGGCTCTTCGAACCAAATCCAGACGCACTCCAAGCCCTACGAGGGAGCCAAATCGACATCTCGTTAGGCGTTCGAAACGAGGATTTACCGAGTATAGCCACAAGCCAAGAATTTGCCAATTCATGGTTTTCATCTAATGTGGCACCTTACTTGAACGACATGACAATTGAATATATCACCGTCGGAAACGAAGTTGTTCCAGGGGAGTATGCTAGTTATGTTGCACCGGCAATGCAAAACCTTCAAAACATTCTGGATACTCAAGGCCTAGCCGGTGTTTCGGTGACGACTGTCCTGTCCACAGCAGCCCTAAGCACCTCGTATCCGCCTTCGGCTGGCTCATTCTCAACGGATATTGTCGAAATTCTGAAGTTCTTGTCAGCACAGGCATCACCACTTATGGTCAATGTGTATCCCTACTTTGCCTATGCTGCAGATCCTGCAAACGTACCCTTAGATTATGCACTATTTACTGCAACCAGCCCAGTGGTTCAAGACGGGAACTTGAGTTACCAGAACCTGTTCGATGCTATCATAGACGCGTTTTACTGGGCgatggagagagagggtgtgACGGATGTTAGCTTGGTTGTGTCGGAGACTGGTTGGCCATCTGATGGTAATGGGGATTTCACCACCCCTGAGCTAGCCGCCACCTATAACAGGAACTTCGCGGAACATATTTCCAAGAATGGGACACCAAAAAGGCCTCAGGCTTACATAGAAGGATACATATTCGCTATGTTCAACGAAAATCTCAAACCTCCAGGCGTGGAGCAACATTTCGGACTCTTCCAACCATCGAAGCAACCTGTTTATAGCCTGTTCCCTATCCATTGA